The Microplitis mediator isolate UGA2020A chromosome 10, iyMicMedi2.1, whole genome shotgun sequence genomic sequence aaaaattttttttttttttaaattaaccgtctaaaagaaaatccaaaaattattagacgtcggctaacttcaatatcattataatttaatttcatcgtTGATATGAGCGCGAGCGGGTAAAATAAATGTTCgttttttatacaatatatTCTTACAGTTACTACATTTATAAACATCcggttatttattattgtctttgcgttatttatcaaaatttcatcacttgcacatatatataaataacgtttggttttttcttctgttgtattacaagaatttttttaattttcgttccGACTGAATATTAATCTCGCCGACTGGTTTTCATAATTAGCAACATCATCAGCTACAATGTTATCATcagtatgataaatttttttactaaaattatgatgatcctgaagttagcagacaattcaaaattttttgattttttttttgaacaattaaattagaagaaaaaaaaaactaaaaatatgcacatgtagaaaatttaaaaaactacaggtccaattttttcaaatattttttttcttctggtttatcgtttaaaaaaaaaatccaaaaattattagacgtctgctaacttcagtatcataaattatgaCAGTCTTCCAAACTTgtcacataaaatttaaatattctgtGCATTTTTGTCGTTTCCAgtctgtaattaaaaaatcagatGTTTCTGCGTAACACctggaaaataaatatttccacaTCATATTGCTGTGATTGCTGGTGTTTTATGTTTATGCCGATGGTGATTCTTTAGATATCGCTCTTGACTAAATCGTGAACCGCAAATTTCacattcgttatttttttccgtaccATGTGTACGTTTGTGACGACTAACGCACCCACTTGTacggaatttttttccacaaataCTACAAGAGTAAGGTCTTTCTTTAGTATGAACTAAAATATGTTTATCTAGCTCTTGACGACGTGGGAAAACGCGCTCGCAATCGGGACACTTGTGTATCGGTACTGTCAGTGTTTGATGGAATTTTCTGTGACTGTACAAAGATGATTTTTGCTTGAACGCTTTCCCGCAAAGTTGACAGGCAAACGGACGCTCGTCTAAATGAGTACGTCGATGTTCATCGCGAGTgacttttgaagaaaatttacgaTCACACTGACCGCacggatattttttattagcaccatgaattaattttttgtgtctaTTCAATCCAGACAAAGCGTTGAAACCTTTGCCACATGATTTGCATACATACGGAGTATCTTCCGAATGAATATTTCGATGTgtcaaaaagttatagacagttgataatattttattgcaatCTAAACACTTGTAGTGGTTTACtccatcaattattattattgacttTGATATCAGAGTGTTTTGTTGAGTAGATCGTTGTCCACTTGCAACTCGTTTCTTCTTGATTCGCGATCGTTGGCTACCACTGGGAgacctgaaataatatttatctgtaattatttttccatcaCAGCTGATTCATTTCCATGATTTGTACGTTTATGATTAACTAAATAACGCTTTTGACGAAATGATAATCCACATTCAGAACACTGCCAGGGTTTATCATCCGAATGTACAAGTTTATGTCGttttaattcatattttattctaaaaggTCTATTACAAATATCACAAATGTGAGGTTTCTCGCCAGTATGCTTGGTGATATGGACCATGAGTGTTGGACGTGTGCGAAATGATTGATCGCAGTGTATACACTTGAATGGAAATACATCACTGTGAGTACGATTGTGAACAAACAGTGATGCTTTTTGTTTAAAAGTTTTCCCACATCTATTGCAAACATACGGGCGTTCGCCGGTATGTATACGCCGATGATCATCGAGTGTCCGCTTGGTGGCGAACGTTCTACTGCAAATATcacacgaaaaatttttaattccctCGTGTGTTTCATGTAAATGTCGTGCGAGTCCTTGATTGACCCGAAATTGTTTACCGCAGAGGTGGCAAGTGAACGGGCGTTCCCCAGTGTGGATTCGTTTGTGCCAGAAAAATGTGTAGGgcgaaaaaagatttttaccGCAATCTTTACAGTGATAATAAACACGCCCGTCTGCTTCCATGCGAGCGTCTTCAATCATCTCTTTGTCAACACACGATGGCTTCTTTATTAGATCATCCATTGGTACGTCTGGATGAATATCAACCATGTGtgcttgtaataatttttttttattccctaTAAAATCACAGTACATACAGGGGTAACAACGAGGACGTGTCCGCTTTGTATGTGATCTACGTCttgacttgaaaattttattttttgtatttcctTTTTCTTCAGGATTTTGTTCCATTTCGTCAGTAGATTCATTGGAAACTTTATCATCCTCTTCATTATCTAGCTTTGTTTCATCGATACTAGCATACGCGTCTTCATTATCTTCTGAAAAATCATCAGATTCATGATGATAAATTTGCTCAGTCATACGCCTTGATAATTCTTCAGACTTATTGCTCGTAGGACTGCTTGTCATTGAAGTTATTTCCATACATCTTGAGGTAATACTTCTGGTTTGTATAACTGGGGACCTGTAAGAAACAAATTCAGGATTTTTCATTATCTTAATAATCATCAatcacattttatttaatacgacgatttttatgataattatcaataaaatccCGTTGATAATTTCATTATATTGATCATTTTTAATGTCTTGCAAGTGAAGGTTCTGATGcaaataattttctacactGGACGTTTGTAAGCCTCATGAAGTTTTGGTGTCGCTATTAATTATACATGAAGATGAAGTAAATGCAGGTCAATAACTCTTCCGACACACGgtactttcattattattattgaggaataaaatttactcagTATTTATAAGTCTAGTCATCTTGatatagtaattaaatttaattgtcgcCTACGACATTGATACATTTGTCGGACTGGCCATTAAAAATGAACTGGATCCACTTCCATTTAACATCTCAGTAACAATttccaaataataaactgGCCAGTCAGCAGATCTTTATTCCAGACTTGTGATCGTTGATTCAGACTTCAatactcttatttttttttctaatagctGAGGTTCTTGATCATGACATACATTTTATACCGatgcaaaattaaataatttaactacACTAATATCTAATCCtaaaagaagaaaatatcattatttaatacCAACCTTTCTTCATTGGGTGGTTGAGGTTCCTCGCGGTCTCCTTCTTTTCCTTGttctaaattttcaattatcttaaataaataaataaaaaatggattacttcaaattatgaattgagtatcaaataattactcatgataaaaataaatacgaacTTTGTTTTCAACACATGCTGGGGATTCAACTAATGCTTCCTGTGACGTTTCATTGACATCAGACTTTTCCGCCTAAAAATTGATGATCAATAGAATATAATCAATTGATTGGAGATGATCAAAAAATCCAGTGATATTTTACCTGTTCGTTGATTCGTATTTGCTTTTCAATTCCTAAAAGTTTCTGTTCGGCATCCAGACATCCCTCTAGCAAAGAATGCCAAGCAATCAAAGTTGCCGCGCAATTGTAACACAATTGCAGAGGCAAAGTGTCATTTTCGGTGACATTTATTGGCAAAtacttgattattttatttattaaatcgtGCTGTACTCCTTCGCCTTGGAATATTGGAACCATGTGACTGTTGGTGTTGGCACATACACGACATAAATCTTGCAGAGAAATCAATGAGTTTGATTGCTCTGCCGAATTACTATTCGATGGATCTATGATTACTGATGTTCCTGATTCATAGCCGCTATTTTGCTCGCTTTCATTCGTCAGTATTAAATATCTATCATTTGTATCGAGTGTTTCAATGACATTTGTGTAGacgatttttttaactgaatttACAAGATTTGTATCACCATACTCTTGAAAAGTTGTTCCGTTTCTTGATTCCATTctcataaatatttgaatactgttataaataatactattttgatttaattatgaaaataacttAGCAAAAAGCGTCATGTTTATAGTGGAGACATAACcaacatcatttttttatttgtacacAATTCAGATGCAGCTTCAAAACTGCAGAGTGCGCGCGTATTGAAAAGCGGGAActaaatttctttcaaaaacGTAAACGGATGGGAGAGTTGTGTCTCACAGCAGCTTACAACACAAAAGTGGCCCTCTGAGGGTTCGACCCaccaccaaatttttttttcggggaTCAATTGACTTGAAATCAATTCTAGATCATCTGTGGGcacaaaaataagtaaaatatatgcAATTCatggtcaaaaaaaatttttactcaacccCAGATCCACTACAGCAGCTCACAACACAAAAGTGGCCCTCTGAGGGCTCGACCCACcaccaactttttttttcggggATCAATTGACCTGAAACCAATTCTAGATCATCCGTGGGCacgaaaataagtaaaatatatgcAATTCatggtcaaaaaaaatttttactcaacccCAGATCCACTACAGCATCTCACAGCAGCTCACAACACAAAAGTGGCCCTCTGAGGTGTCGACCCActactaactttttttttcggggATCAATTGACTTGGAATCAATTCTAGATCATCCGCGGGCATAGAAATAAGTAAAATGAGTTCAATTcgtgatcaaaaaaaattttacgtggCCCCAGATGAGTCATATCGTCTCACAGCATAGAACTGGACATGTGAGAGCCGTTTGAAGTCAATTCGAAAATGACATCTTACAGAAATGCTTAGATGATAATTtctatgatttattttttcgatatccGTTTTCTCATAACtatgaaagtaaatttaatttatattatcataaCTTTTGTTCATTCAATGTCTAAGGTTTGCCTTCGCAGAGTAAAAATACTACAGatatgtttaaattattacaataaataatgctCATGTATATTTGATcacgaattttatttgaatgataatttataatattcattaaatatacgcatgattttctatggaaaaatatttaatatcgcatttattgaaattttaataagtcaattattatttataaagagAAAAGTTGACTAGGAATCgttttattacatatttatgaaagtatatcaacttttattttcaaagttcttcctaaaaattcatttattctcaaccaaatttcaatttcaagtTTTCGTAATTCTCATGGGCAATAATTGATTGcgtcaataaatatatatattttaattgcaaTATTTAAGACaccaatataaataataaacttattattactcaaatattataattattatttcgattgacaattattttttattgacacaTAAATATTACTATCAGTTTTCTACcaacattaattaaattattcaccataaataattttacaaactgAACATTAATTCAACTTTTCGTGGCATCACTTAAAGGcagtaagatttttttttattcttcttctAATTACATTTGAGccgtatttaatttttttcgttgatgATCAATAACTCTtctctttttaaaattatcaatcaattaagttattattcaattataattattaattaaaatacaaagcGTGGACATGTTATCAAAACACCATCACATcccatacattttttttatcattttatttactaatataATAATCACTCAAAGCATTTGttccataaattttatcagattgtGCAGACTTTCAATCGAAcatacattgaaaaaaaaataatatcaacacaataattacttaataaatataaattataaaaacataattaaactaataaataaaatataatttttaaaattaaataataaaatatttttacgtgttaatataacaaatattcatactataaattaaataaaacacttTCTGTGTCAGtgcaatcaaaatttaaataaaagaaatgaaaaataattcgcaattttttttatcacagcTCATGCACTTAAATAACAATGAactttaatgataaaataattttttaattaacatgcAGGCGACTTCAATTCTTGAatacaaagtaaaaaatgtaatcataataaacaagtaaatttataatcgcAATTGTTCCCTCAAGTATTACATAGACTTTATTGTTCTCGACTTGTCCCAGAAAGAGAATGAACTTCAGGTCACCCCTACTCCCGATTATTCGAAATCTGCGCATGCGTAGAGAACTGAAAACAGATATTTAATATCTAGATGATCCAGAGTGGgggtaaaaacttaaaatacaCTAAATACACTCTCTTGCAGggacaatttttataaaaataatccgcggaacaaataaaatactagTTTATTCATCTCCACACACATTTTCTCATCAAATAGCTCAatttttcatacaattttgtgcatttataaatattgtattcGAAAAATATCAACTGgcattcatttattatcatattattatataatctATAAGAGAAAtgcattatatttattaataaaataactgagCCTgctcgaaaaatattttcaaaatacccAACAACTTTTAATTGTCCAAACGtacgtaataattatttaagattatTTATCTTTGACTAGATGTAAAAAAGAGACATACTCGATTAAATATTCATAGACATTATTGTAagtaatatatgaaaataatatatcaactatcatcattatcatcactataaatatttaaacaatcaaAGATGCCAAAAAATAAGCAGCCGCAcgttcaataaattaaaataataataaattttatgacaaGCGATATTTTTTGTGCATgtgcttttaaatttaatgcacGTTAAATTCGAACgcttagaaataaaaataacaacgaGTTCATTTTTAGACTAACCGGACTAGCACCATCAGAAAAATCaaccaatgaaaaaaaaaaaaaaacaatatcataaaaaaatgacttaaaAAATCTCAGATCTAATAATTGCATCACGTAAGTAATATAATTAAGTAATGTAATGAAATGATTATGGTAATTAGCACGATTGTCGATGTTTCTCCATTATTGAGGAACGACTTAGGCCGCTCGTAAGTGTATCGATTTACCTCGACGTCATTGATGACGAGGATTAATAAGTTAAATTATCTATCGCCTAAAGGACGGCTGACAATCGGATTgccaaatgatttttttcccgCAACTCACGTCGCGAAAATATCTAtgctataaaataaatttgacaatAGTGGAtggttaatatatatatatatataatattttataaataatcgtTCACGTTCTTGGAGCTTTACTTGGTCTATTAGGTTGAGTGCACTTGCATTGCTCAAATGACGCGGCATTAGAGTGCACTCTGGATGTAATCTGTGGTAGCGATCCTAAGAGGTTGTTTCCTCGTAAATTACCCGCAAACCCACTCCGACCGAGAAAACTGTGGGCACAATTGTAGAGGCGTGTTTGAAGTATCAGCACGTCATCAAGATCTTCTTCgctgtaaataataacaatcatttacttttattacttacttACTTCCGCCATCAAatcttattataaatataaattattcggAAATCTATCTTGGTaacaaaaacaataacaagttattgaaataatgacattaaaaatata encodes the following:
- the LOC130676270 gene encoding zinc finger protein 93-like isoform X2, whose amino-acid sequence is MRMESRNGTTFQEYGDTNLVNSVKKIVYTNVIETLDTNDRYLILTNESEQNSGYESGTSVIIDPSNSNSAEQSNSLISLQDLCRVCANTNSHMVPIFQGEGVQHDLINKIIKYLPINVTENDTLPLQLCYNCAATLIAWHSLLEGCLDAEQKLLGIEKQIRINEQAEKSDVNETSQEALVESPACVENKIIENLEQGKEGDREEPQPPNEERSPSGSQRSRIKKKRVASGQRSTQQNTLISKSIIIIDGVNHYKCLDCNKILSTVYNFLTHRNIHSEDTPYVCKSCGKGFNALSGLNRHKKLIHGANKKYPCGQCDRKFSSKVTRDEHRRTHLDERPFACQLCGKAFKQKSSLYSHRKFHQTLTVPIHKCPDCERVFPRRQELDKHILVHTKERPYSCSICGKKFRTSGCVSRHKRTHGTEKNNECEICGSRFSQERYLKNHHRHKHKTPAITAI
- the LOC130676270 gene encoding zinc finger protein 69 homolog isoform X1; this translates as MRMESRNGTTFQEYGDTNLVNSVKKIVYTNVIETLDTNDRYLILTNESEQNSGYESGTSVIIDPSNSNSAEQSNSLISLQDLCRVCANTNSHMVPIFQGEGVQHDLINKIIKYLPINVTENDTLPLQLCYNCAATLIAWHSLLEGCLDAEQKLLGIEKQIRINEQAEKSDVNETSQEALVESPACVENKIIENLEQGKEGDREEPQPPNEERSPVIQTRSITSRCMEITSMTSSPTSNKSEELSRRMTEQIYHHESDDFSEDNEDAYASIDETKLDNEEDDKVSNESTDEMEQNPEEKGNTKNKIFKSRRRSHTKRTRPRCYPCMYCDFIGNKKKLLQAHMVDIHPDVPMDDLIKKPSCVDKEMIEDARMEADGRVYYHCKDCGKNLFSPYTFFWHKRIHTGERPFTCHLCGKQFRVNQGLARHLHETHEGIKNFSCDICSRTFATKRTLDDHRRIHTGERPYVCNRCGKTFKQKASLFVHNRTHSDVFPFKCIHCDQSFRTRPTLMVHITKHTGEKPHICDICNRPFRIKYELKRHKLVHSDDKPWQCSECGLSFRQKRYLVNHKRTNHGNESAVMEK